From one Saccharomyces cerevisiae S288C chromosome XVI, complete sequence genomic stretch:
- a CDS encoding uncharacterized protein (Cytoplasmic hypothetical protein; non-essential gene that is induced in a GDH1 deleted strain with altered redox metabolism; GFP-fusion protein is induced in response to the DNA-damaging agent MMS) yields MKEASDREEAPKMVEKNYSTGFRKAHGEKDQSVTKPISLDGRTGEVIVRKSTGKTKIRKGQTEEEYTQQLQHYFEVEQGPVRTKVGWMDEVDPLVEIREGKYDISNKHQRQVLSGFCHRLFYQCKYKECLDLSTYFLGLFEPFNVKNKMKRELEELEYMIERCRGHVL; encoded by the coding sequence atgaAAGAAGCATCTGATAGAGAAGAAGCACCAAAAATGGTGGAAAAAAACTATAGTACAGGTTTTAGGAAAGCCCACGGAGAGAAGGATCAATCAGTGACTAAGCCAATCTCGTTAGATGGTAGAACAGGTGAAGTAATTGTTAGAAAATCCACCGGGAAAACTAAAATACGTAAAGGTCAAACGGAAGAAGAGTATACACAGCAATTGCAGCACTACTTCGAAGTAGAACAAGGCCCTGTGCGGACAAAGGTAGGATGGATGGATGAGGTAGATCCCTTGGTTGAGATCCGGGAAGGCAAGTACGATATCTCCAATAAGCATCAGCGACAGGTGCTTAGTGGTTTCTGCCATCGTTTATTTTACCAATGTAAGTACAAGGAGTGTCTGGATCTCAGCACCTATTTTCTGGGGCTCTTTGAACCGTTCAACGTgaagaataaaatgaaGAGGGAGCTTGAAGAGTTGGAATATATGATCGAGCGATGTCGTGGGCATGTATTATAA